AAGTGCCCAGTGTGTCAGGCGCCCGTAGACGAGGCGGCTGCGAAAGCGCAAACGGGGATGACGCCCGGCGGCGCGAAGGAAGTCGATCCGAAGATGGGAACGCGCCAGTTCCACGACGGGAGCTGGTATTACTTCGATTCGCTGGATTGCCGTAACAAGTTCACGCGCAATCCCGACAGCTTTCTCAAGCAGTCATCGTAGCCGCGATTCACAGCCAACCACCTCGTCCGCGACGCTGTCGCGTCCAGCCCCTCCTCGG
This portion of the Betaproteobacteria bacterium genome encodes:
- a CDS encoding YHS domain-containing protein gives rise to the protein MAKCPVCQAPVDEAAAKAQTGMTPGGAKEVDPKMGTRQFHDGSWYYFDSLDCRNKFTRNPDSFLKQSS